In candidate division KSB1 bacterium, one DNA window encodes the following:
- a CDS encoding tetratricopeptide repeat protein codes for MNCSQCGAEVSPQHRFCPACGTKLAHASAGTCAACGSELKPGAKFCHHCGQAVAGAATPPAHGVSGRGTRSPWVTISLLASIPVVVGILFFLFYPRTNPEPVKPSTAAPAVSQNQSPAPRTGGMGGMGGMGDMDAMAPIFAQIDSLKKRVKEDPKDLNALLHLAAIYEMAGKYEEAAGFYRDMLAVKPGDVETRLNLAGAYFNLKQNDRALAELQTVLQQRPDYDFAMFNMAVIYAAMHEHDKAAEWWNKVIATSKSADLINRAREGLKALNH; via the coding sequence ATGAATTGCAGTCAATGTGGCGCGGAGGTCTCGCCACAGCACCGCTTTTGTCCCGCCTGCGGCACCAAGCTGGCGCATGCCAGTGCCGGCACCTGTGCCGCCTGTGGCAGTGAGCTCAAGCCGGGGGCCAAATTTTGTCACCACTGCGGCCAGGCGGTGGCCGGGGCGGCCACCCCCCCGGCGCACGGCGTATCCGGTCGCGGCACACGCTCGCCATGGGTAACCATATCGCTGCTCGCCAGCATTCCCGTGGTGGTGGGCATCCTGTTCTTTTTGTTCTATCCCCGCACCAATCCCGAGCCGGTCAAGCCTTCCACGGCGGCGCCGGCAGTCAGCCAGAATCAGTCGCCGGCACCAAGGACGGGTGGAATGGGTGGGATGGGTGGGATGGGTGATATGGACGCCATGGCGCCCATCTTCGCACAGATCGACTCGCTGAAGAAACGCGTCAAGGAAGACCCCAAGGACCTCAATGCCCTGTTGCATCTGGCGGCCATTTACGAAATGGCCGGCAAATATGAAGAAGCCGCGGGCTTCTACCGCGACATGCTTGCCGTCAAACCGGGGGATGTCGAAACCCGGTTGAATCTCGCCGGCGCGTATTTCAATCTCAAGCAGAATGACCGCGCGCTCGCGGAGCTGCAGACCGTGCTGCAGCAGCGCCCCGATTATGATTTTGCCATGTTCAACATGGCCGTGATCTATGCTGCCATGCACGAGCACGACAAAGCCGCAGAGTGGTGGAACAAGGTCATCGCCACCAGCAAATCGGCTGATTTGATCAACCGCGCACGCGAAGGCCTGAAAGCCCTGAACCACTGA